GAAGACCTTCTTTACAACATCTGCGAATGGAGTATGCTGCAGAGTTTGGAAGCGATTGAGCCCATCGTTCGATTGAACCTGAGACCCGATCTAAGGCTGCAAAAAATGATTGAAACCCACCTCATTGCCATCGCTCAAAATTCCGATTTACACTCCACGATGCTCAAGGAGCTGAGGGCTCTTAACGCAAAAAACCAGCGAAAAATTATTAAGCTCAGAGACCGATACGAAACTCTTTTTCGTAAGGTTATCGCTGATTGTGTGAAGGAAAAGCTCTTTCGGGATGTGAATGTTAAAATCACTACCTTAGCTCTTTTGGGAATGATGAATTGGCTTGTCCATTGGTATGCGGCGAATGGGCGGATGAAAAGCGAAGAGATCGCCAGGTTATTTTCCGACCTATTCCTGAGAGGACCCCGGAAGGAGAGTAGAAATCTGAGATCCAAGCAGATCGAACCGGCTGATCGTTCCCGTCCATGAGAGCAGCCAGGAAGGCATACACCGTACCCGGAAAGGAGGGAAAAATGAACCGGATCGGTTATG
The sequence above is a segment of the Deltaproteobacteria bacterium genome. Coding sequences within it:
- a CDS encoding TetR/AcrR family transcriptional regulator C-terminal domain-containing protein, which codes for EDLLYNICEWSMLQSLEAIEPIVRLNLRPDLRLQKMIETHLIAIAQNSDLHSTMLKELRALNAKNQRKIIKLRDRYETLFRKVIADCVKEKLFRDVNVKITTLALLGMMNWLVHWYAANGRMKSEEIARLFSDLFLRGPRKESRNLRSKQIEPADRSRP